The Macadamia integrifolia cultivar HAES 741 chromosome 3, SCU_Mint_v3, whole genome shotgun sequence genome segment TCAATGCTCATTACTTGCATCTGTTTCTAGGATTAAGAAATCTCCTGCATGAGGGAAATATACTAGAGGTAGATTTTTTACTTCAGCTATGACAGATCTAACAAGATTTGTTTGGTTCCCTTAAGAATTCTAAAaaggatttttctattttagataAATCTTTAAAGAAAGTTCTTCGGATGGGATTTTATCCATATGACGAAAATCTGGTTCTTGTTTAGCAACCCGATTGGAATGAAGGGCAAGATTTTGAAGTCGGATTTGGTTTTCAATCCGATAAGATTGAGAATAAGTAACTGGATTGGTATTCCCTATAATAAGGGATATTCAGAAAACTGTTGGGATTTGCAACTGTGATTCAGTTTTTGAGGAGAATGTGGAGCAAAATGTTGATGGCACTCTTTGATTAAGAGACCTTCAACAGTTTAAGTGACCTGATTGAAATGCAGGTCAAGATTTTGAAGTCTGACTTGGTTTTCAATCCGATAAGATTGAGAATAAGGAACTGGATTGGTATTCCCTATATAATAAGGGATATTCAGCAAACTGTTGGGATTTACAACTGTGATTCAGTTGTTGAGGAGATTGTGGAGATGGCACTCTTTGATTAAGAGACCTTCAACAGTTTGGCGACCTGATTGAAATGCAGGTCAAGATTTTGAAGTCGGACTTGGTTTTCAATCCGATAGGATTAAGAATAAGGAACTGGATTGGTATTCCCTATAATATGGGATATTCAGCAAACTTTTGGGAGGTTGCTTGTTTAGCAACCTGATTGAAATGTAGGCCAAGATTTTGAAGTCGGATCTGGTTTTCAATCCGATAAGATTGAGAATAAGTAAGTGGAATGGTACTCCCTATATAATAAGGGATATTCAGCAAACTGTTGGGATTTACAACTGTGATTCAATTACTGAGGAGACTGTGGACAAACTGTTGGGAAAAACAAATGTGATTCAGTTGTTGAGGAGAATGTGGAGCAAAATGTTGATGCCACTCTTTGATTAAGAGACCTTCAAATATCTCAGCATCTAGCCATTGTTTTAGACTGAGATTTGGAGGATTTATTCAACCCTTCTAGACCCCCACTAAATGGGAAAATGAGGCCCATCCAAGTGTTTTTACTGTTTCTTCTGAAGCTTCTTGCTTTCTGGATTTTTTAACTCTAGTTCATGCTCTGCAATAGGCCATATTTGGCTGCTGTTGATTCTTTCTTTGGCTGAAATCATACTAGGAATTTTGTTCACTATTGTTGAGGTTGTAGGGATTGTTAGACCCTGTTGTTTACCTActgttttacttattttttgctaaaagtgcTGTTCTATTTACACTATTTCCAATTGTCCTACTAGGAGTTAAGTCACTAGTGACTTAACTTTGCATTGATTTGTCTGGTTTTTTCTGTGTACTTTCAGCCTCGATATCCCGCAGCAAGGCCAAAGAATCAAAGTATTCTTCCGATGACAAGGTCAAGCAACTTGAATTTTCACTACTGGAAGGAGATTTAGGATCAACAAGATCAAGTAATTCCAAGAAGTCTCCTCCTGAGAAATCATAGCTTTCATCCAGGTCCTGAATTGGATTATCAGGCCTTTGTTCTGGCACCAGCAGAGACACAGCTGTCGGTTCATTCTCATCAATATCATAATTCACCTACATAGGCATAAACATATGGTTTAAAATATGAGATGAAAGCACAACTAAATCCAAGACTCAATTTATGCGATGAATCAAATAAGCACAATAATTGCTCATGTTTTCAGTCAAGACAACAGGTGCAAACGCACTAGAGAGGCTGCGGACAGAGAGTCCAAATTCTGTCCATGGACCTAGCAGGGATTTATTCTGAATTAATACAATATTGATTCGGGGGTTGGGAGGCAGTCGAGAAATGTACGGAGAACCTTGTCATATAGTGTTGTAGAAGATGTTCTTTCAAACAAGGAAGCAAAGAAACCAAGTCATGAAATTCACTTACCTGAGACCTACTCAAGCCATATTCGTTCACCCTGATTGGTGGCATTGGTTGATTATAATCTCCCTTAGCATCATCTGCCCGAGTACGGTTCTGGTGCTCTTCATGGTTTGGACTTCGGATGCTATTGAGAAAGACCCTACACAGTGAGCTGGAATCCTGCAAAAGCAAGCAGAAGTTGGCTACTGGGTTGGAGTTGTCTTAGCTGAAAAGCAAATAGGCATATATTGGTTTTTAAAATACCTGCGCCTCATTCTTTTCAGAGTGTCCCTCCTGATATAACTTGTATTCATACATCATCCAATCAGTTTTAGTTCCACAAGGAGTTCTGCCTTCATAAAATTCCAAAGTAGTTCTGCAACCAATAGTTGTATcattttttggtattttacgTCCCTCCCCTGTAGCTTTCCAATATCCAGCAGGTGTAGCTTTAGGGGCCTCCGAATTGAAGAAGTACCAGATTTCATCTGCAAAACGATTCTCATTCTTATAAGCTGAGTTACTATATGAATAAGCAAGGTCTGGCATGTTATTGGTAGTGTTCAATAGAAATATAATTTGGATAACCATGCTTAACTGCACTATTTTTGTCGAAAACCAGGACCATGGAACTGTCTGAACTAAATCTAAAAACTCTGGTGATTTAAATTTAACTGATAAACTCATGGCATTGCAACTCTTTAGAAAGTAATGTTTTCCATGAGTTATAAGCATATTTTCAAATATTGTCGTCACATTTTCTATGCGAAAGTGTTTCAATTCACCTTAAATCCAGGAAAATTCTTCACTCAACGGTGTTTCAGCCACTTGTATGGGGAATTGTCTGGGTGACAATTTTGTGTAAGAGACACTTGAGTATGGGCTTTACATGTCATGCATGTAGGACAAATAAAAACACTTGACTTGTGCATGAAAATGGTAATAGCATCCACTAACATTTTTCCAAAAGTATTGTCATAGACATGCACATATGAAAGAAGGTCAAAAGAATGTAAGCCTTTGAGCATGAATAGATCTGCCATATGTTATTATTTTTAAGACCAAGTTAACAAAGTTTTGAAACTTTCATGACTAATTGTCTTTAAcacagaagaaaaagagaattagCTCTCCACACAACTCAAGGGCCAACAAGCCAAGATTGCCAATGTGTGTGTAtttgggggaaaggggaggggaggggaggggggggagagGAGCTGGCTTTATCATCTCTATATCCACGCAGCATAGGATGAGCAATAAAAGCCCATGTCAGATATCTTGCATTATTGTAATACATTGGAAATAATTTCCTAGAGGGCAGACCTCCacacaatggtaaggttgcttcattacGAACTAGTGGTCGTGGGTTCGAGTAGAGAAACAACCTCTCTACAAAGCGGGGGGtgaggctgcatacattatggccctccccagaccccgcaatGGTGGAAGCCATGattcgtgcactgggtacgccctttttatTATTGGAAATAAATGCCCAAGGCACCACATCCAAAAATAGTTGTTTGCCTTAACTATTAAGAGGCAGCATAAAGCCAACCCAGAACCCTCCCAAAGGAATGAAAATGAATGAAGAATAATTTAGAGCAGGTGAAAATAAGGTGTGACATTTTGGAAGTGAGAATACTGAAAATTAACAGTCCCTTTAGCTGAAGCTGCAGCAAAGGAAGGTTCCTaacgaaaaataaaaaacccagtGCACGTGACTCCCTTTTCTGATGAAGTCTTACCAGGGATCCACATCAACGCTTACCATGCAAATTCCAGGGCGAAACATTGTAAGGGTTCACATCTGTAATCACATTTTCTGGAAGAGGAGCCCCACGGACCATTCTTTCCAAATGTTCTACAAGCTCTTCATCAGTGAAATGGAATTCAATATTAACAAGCGAAGGAACAGGTGCTGAAGGACACATGGTCACCCAGTTCAAAAATATGAATCAAGGCCCAGAACCTGTGTTTGTACAGTTCAAAGCAGGAGGTCAGTCATGCCAAATGTTGCAAGATGTCAGACCATTGACCAATAAATTAAAATGGATATcacaaaaaaaagtgaaaaggaaaagaaacaaggatttagcagaaaaaataaaatgaagtcAATAGAGAGCAAACTTAGGCCCACATTTTAATGCACCAAAAATTATCAGATGATATTGAAACTAAATTTCAATGGTTATATGTCAAATTCTCAATTGAAAAACAGCCCCAACCTAGTGAAAGTTCTAAGTGAGCACAGATAGCTGGGTAGTCAATGGAAGAGCTTCGAGTGTAACAACCATTTACATAGCATGCAAAGATTCTTTTCCCTAAcaaaaaacaatcaaaatagaatcaaaatatcaaattaagtgatagaaataaataaaatttccacGAAACAAACTACCTCCACAATCCACATGGTCACACTACCCATTCTCTTGGTGGAAATTCcaaaatatcaattatataAACCATAAATCGGATGAGAAGACACCTGATTACTCAAGATTTTGG includes the following:
- the LOC122074117 gene encoding NAC domain-containing protein 83-like — protein: MCPSAPVPSLVNIEFHFTDEELVEHLERMVRGAPLPENVITDVNPYNVSPWNLHDEIWYFFNSEAPKATPAGYWKATGEGRKIPKNDTTIGCRTTLEFYEGRTPCGTKTDWMMYEYKLYQEGHSEKNEAQDSSSLCRVFLNSIRSPNHEEHQNRTRADDAKGDYNQPMPPIRVNEYGLSRSQVNYDIDENEPTAVSLLVPEQRPDNPIQDLDESYDFSGGDFLELLDLVDPKSPSSSENSSCLTLSSEEYFDSLALLRDIEAESTQKKPDKSMQS